The following are encoded in a window of Impatiens glandulifera chromosome 5, dImpGla2.1, whole genome shotgun sequence genomic DNA:
- the LOC124940351 gene encoding gibberellin 2-beta-dioxygenase 2, translating to MVVSSPIPTSTMSTRTKKTKALGIPTIDLSLDKPMLSEKIVEALEEYGFFKVTNHGVSNEIISGMEKEADDFFSKPDWDKQLAGPANPFGYGCKNIGFHGDKGDLEYLLLHTKPSMIFERSKSISPNPSKFRYVVNDYVVAVRQLACDILDLTAKGLRVDDKSVFSRLIRDGESDSVFRLNYYPSHKKWSPQTKLDHLDCHQRPTNSRIGFGEHSDPQILTILRSNDVEGLEICSRDGLWVPVPPSPSEFCVIAGDSLQAMTNGRIPALRHRVIATISTKPRLSMMYFGAPPLDAWIAPLPEMSSLIYKPSLYKPFTWGEYKRAAYSLRLGDSRLELFVNRNVKDKVDAF from the exons ATGGTTGTGTCGTCTCCTATTCCAACAAGTACCATGTCGACCCGAACCAAAAAGACAAAAGCTTTGGGAATTCCCACCATTGATCTCTCTCTCGACAAACCCATGTTGTCGGAAAAGATAGTGGAAGCCCTAGAAGAATATGGGTTTTTTAAGGTAACTAACCATGGAGTCTCCAACGAGATAATATCGGGAATGGAAAAGGAAGCAGACGATTTCTTCTCCAAACCAGATTGGGATAAGCAACTTGCTGGACCAGCCAACCCTTTTGGATATGGCTGCAAGAACATTGGCTTTCATGGTGATAAGGGTGATCTCGAGTATCTTCTTCTCCATACTAAACCTAGTATGATCTTTGAGAGATCCAAATCCATCTCCCCAAACCCTTCAAAGTTCag ATATGTGGTGAATGATTACGTGGTGGCAGTGCGACAACTCGCATGTGACATTCTTGATCTAACCGCAAAGGGTCTTCGAGTAGATGATAAATCGGTGTTTAGTCGTTTAATAAGGGATGGTGAGAGTGACTCCGTTTTTAGACTCAATTATTACCCGTCACATAAGAAATGGTCCCCTCAGACAAAACTCGATCATCTAGATTGTCATCAACGACCTACGAATTCTCGTATTGGATTTGGTGAGCATTCCGATCCCCAGATCTTGACCATCCTCCGATCAAACGATGTAGAAGGGCTTGAGATATGTTCCCGTGATGGTTTGTGGGTACCGGTCCCTCCAAGTCCATCCGAGTTTTGCGTAATAGCTGGCGATTCTTTACAG GCTATGACAAATGGAAGGATTCCGGCCCTAAGGCATAGAGTGATTGCAACAATTTCGACAAAACCTAGATTGTCAATGATGTATTTTGGGGCGCCACCTCTCGATGCATGGATTGCTCCTCTACCGGAGATGTCTTCATTAATTTACAAGCCTAGCCTTTACAAACCATTTACATGGGGCGAGTATAAGAGAGCTGCATACTCCTTAAGACTCGGAGATTCGCGTTTAGAACTTTTCGTCAATCGCAACGTCAAGGACAAAGTTGATGCGTTTTAA
- the LOC124937775 gene encoding putative invertase inhibitor: MATSDVKGLGYYMFEKSLIQAITNLNQISSLMRTTEDPAAKRCLSACDVEYTDIIDNLHLAVVQLNSNAFTKSVSTGNAAILTYWNCERSFGNELTKPRSPITKINHDFFQLVTIAINIVQTLE; the protein is encoded by the coding sequence ATGGCCACTTCAGATGTGAAAGGACTAGGCTACTACATGTTCGAGAAGTCGCTCATTCAGGCCATCACCAACCTCAATCAAATCTCCTCTCTTATGAGAACCACGGAGGACCCTGCCGCCAAAAGATGCCTCTCCGCTTGTGATGTGGAGTACACGGATATAATAGATAATCTTCATCTAGCCGTGGTACAGTTGAACTCCAATGCTTTCACAAAGTCAGTGTCGACTGGAAATGCAGCCATCCTTACATATTGGAATTGTGAACGCTCTTTCGGCAATGAATTGACCAAGCCACGATCTCCCATAACCAAAATTAATCATGATTTCTTTCAGCTTGTCACAATAGCCATTAACATTGTGCAAACCCTAGAATAA